The following is a genomic window from Thioclava electrotropha.
AGAAAATCGGGCGTATTGTGCAGCGTCTGGTGATCGTGGTCTCCGCGATCGTCCTTGCGGCCTACATTCTCGCCCCGGTGTCCTGGCTCGTCTCTTCGGCGTTCCAGACCGAGACCGAGATCGTTTCGATCCCGCCGCACTGGATTCCCGAAGAGCCGACCCTGCGCAATTTCGAGGCGATCTTCACCGCCGGGAACGACGAGCCCGTCACCTACGAGACGCGCTCGGGCGCCGATCCGGCTGCCGGTGACTTCATCCCCTCCACCGCGGAGAACCTCCTGCCGTCGATGGCCAACAGCCTGATCGTCTCGATCCTGGTGGTGATCCTGAACCTGCTCGTCGGGGTGCCGGCCGCCTATGCGATCGCGAAGATCCGGTTCTGGGGGCGCAACGCGTCGGTCTACTTCATCCTGATCACGCGGGTGATCCCCGATATCGCGCTGGTCGTGCCGTTCTTCCTGGTGATCCGCAAACTCGGGATGCTCGATACGCTCGGATCCCTGGTGATCACCTATCTCGCGATCACGGTGCCCTTCACGGTCTTCATCCTGATCCAGTATTTCGAGGGCCTCCCGGACGAGCTGGACAAGGCCGCGCGGGTCGATGGCTGTTCGCGGTTCCAGGCGCTGATCAAGGTGTTCCTGCCGCTCTCGCTGCCCTCGCTCGTCGCCGTGGTCCTCTTCACCTTCCTTACCAGCTGGAACGAATTCCTGCTCGCGCTGATGTTCACGCAGACCTCCGCGTCGCAGACCCTGCCGATCCTGCTGGCCTCGTTCACCTCCGATTTCACGGTGAGCTTCTCCTTCCTCAACGCCGCTGGCGTCCTGGCGGTCGTGCCGCCGGTGATCGTCGCCATCGTCTTCGAACGCTACATCGTTTCCGGTCTGACCGCCGGGGCTGTCAAAGGTTAGAAAGGACAAAGTCTTGGCCCGGATCCGCTTCACCAACGTAAACAAGAAATACGCCAACGGCTTCCATGCCGTGCGCAATCTCAACCTCGATATCGAGGATCGCGAGTTCATCGTCCTGCTCGGCCCCTCGGGCTGCGGCAAATCCACGACCCTCAACATGATTGCAGGGCTCGAGGAAGTCTCGGACGGCGATCTGATCTTCGACGAGCAGGTCGTGAACTACGTCCCGCCGCACAAGCGCGACGTCGCGATGGTGTTCCAGAGCTACGCGCTCTACCCGCATAAGACCGTCTACGACAATATCGGCTTCGGGCTGAAGATGCGGAACGCGTCGAAGGAAGAGATCGACGAACGCGTGCAAGATGCCGCGAAGAAGCTCGAGATTTCGCACCTGCTCGACCGCCGTCCGTCGCAGCTTTCGGGCGGCCAGCGTCAGCGTGTGGCGCTGGGACGCGCGATGGTCCGTGACCCGTCGGTCTTCCTGATGGATGAGCCGCTGTCGAACCTCGACGCGGCGCTGCGGATCTCGATGCGCGCGGAGATCAAGGAACTCCACCGCGCGATGGAGACCACCTTCGTCTACGTGACCCACGATCAGGCCGAGGCGCTCACGCTCGCGGATCGTATCGTGGTGATGAATGACGGGGTCGTGCAGCAGATCGGCACGCCCGACGACATCTACGAGCGCCCCGCGAACACTTTCGTGGCGTCGTTCCTCGGCAGCCCGCCGATCAACTATTTCGACGGCGTGCTCGAGGCCGGGCCGGATGACGAGATGGCCTTCGTCCGCGATGGGTTGCGTCTCGTACTGCCGGCAGATCATGCAGCGTCCCTGAAAGGGCAGGAGGGCCGCGCGGTGCGGCTGGGTATCCGGGCCGAGGATGTCGCGGAAGGCACTGCCGAGCCGGGATACAATGCGCTCAGCGGCACCGTGAACTCGGTGCTTCCGGTTGGCTCGGATCAGTATCTGGGTATGGATTTCGGCGGCGAGGAGCTGTTCTTCCGCGTCGGCAAGGATCTGCGCCATGCGTTCGGCGAGAGCATCACCCTCGCGGTGGATCTCAACCGCCTGCATGTCTTCGACCGCGAAACCGGTCAGTCGCTGATCTGGAACGCGGCCTGACACGATGAAACCCGCCCCTTTCACTTACCACCGGCCTGCGAGCCTTGCCGAGGCACTGGCGCTGTTGCGCACGCATGGGCCGGCGGCCAAGCCGATCGCCGGAGGGCAAAGCCTAGGGCCGATGCTGAACATGCGGCTGGCGCGCCCGGGCCATCTGATCGATCTCAACGATCTGATCGAGCTGGACCGCGTGCGGGTGAAGGAGGACATGCTGGAGATCGGAGCGCTGACGCGCCATCACCGGCTGGCCAATGCGCCGGAAGTGCAGCGGAGCCTGCCGCTTCTCGGTGCCGCTGCCGCCTCGATCGGGCATTACGCGATCCGTCAGCGTGGCACGATCGGCGGCAGCCTCGCCCATGCGGACCCCGCCGCCCAGTTGCCGCTGATCGCAGTCACGCTGGACGCGACGCTGGTGATATCGGGACCGGCAGGCACGCGCGAAGTTGCCGCCGCCGATTTCCTGCAATCGATCATGACGGTCGATCTGCGCGATGGCGAACTCATCACCGCGCTGCGCTTTCCGCTCCCGGTCGGCGATCTCTGGGCCTTCGAGGCTTTCTCGCGCCGTCACGGCGATTTCGCGCTGGTCAGCGTCGCGCTCAGTTTCGCGCGCGACGCGGAGGGCAAGATCGATGCGCTGCGGCTCGGGCTCGGCGGCGTCGATACCGTCCCGCTGCGCCTGCCCGAGATCGAGGCGCGCGCGCAGGGCAGGCTGGCCGATGAGGACACCATTCGCGACCTCGCAGCCGCGGCCGCCGCGGCGATCGCGCCCGAAGACAGTGAACAGGTGCCCGCCGTCTATCGCCGGGAGCTTGCCGAAACGCTTGTCATTCGCGCGTTCCAGTCCGCTCTGACCCGGGAGGAGGGTGCATGACCGCTCCGACACACGACCCCCTGACGCTTTCGCTGAGCGTGAATGGCGAAACCCACGACGTTCGGGTGCCTGCGCGCAAGCTGCTCTCGGATGTGCTGCGCGACGACCTCGGCCTGACCGGCACCCATGTCGGCTGCGAACACGGCGTCTGCGGCGCCTGCACCGTGCTGATCGACGGCCGTCCGGCGCGCGCCTGCCTGACTTTCGCCGCCCAGATGGAGGGCCACGAGGTCACGACGGTCGAGGCCATGGGACGGCCCGACGCGCTCTCGGCGCTTCAGCAGGCGCTGCACGAGGAACATGGGCTGCAATGCGGTTTCTGCACGCCCGGCATCGTGGTGACCTTCGAGCATTACCTGCGCGAGAACCCGGATCCGACCGCAGAGGAAGTGCGCGATGTCCTGTCGGGCAACCTGTGCCGCTGCACGGGCTATCAGAATATCGTCGCCGCCGTGCTGAAGGCTGCGGCCCGGATGCGTGGAGAGGCGGCATGAGCGGTGATTTCACCGAGATTGGTCGCGCCCTGCCGCGCAAGGAAGATCGACGCCTCGTCTCCGGTCGCGGGCGTTATCTCGACGACCTCGCCTTTCCCGGCGCGCTGCATGTGAGCTTCGTGCGCTCGCCCCACGCTCATGCGCGCATTCTCGGGATCGACAGCGCCGAAGCCGCTGAGATGCCGGGGGTCGTGGGGATTTTCACCGGGCGCGATCTCGATCAGATGACGACGCGGCTGCGCCTCGCACCGCCGATCGAGGGGCTGCAGCCGACCGAGCTGACGACGCTTCCGATCGACAAGGTCCGCTTCCACGGCGATCCGGTGGTCTGCGTCGTCGCGACCGATCGCTACCTCGCCGAGGATGCCGCCGAATGTGTCGCCGTCGAATATGACCAGCTTCCGGCGGTGACTTCGATCACCGAGGCCTTCGCGTCCGATGCCGCTCTGGTCGATGACAGCCTGACCAGCAACATGGTCTCGCATCAAAGCCTGTGCGTCGGCGATCCTGCCGCGCGCCGGGCCGAGGCGCATCGCGTCGTCGAGGCCCGTTTCTCGCTCCATCGCCACACGCATGTCCCGCTGGAGACGCGCGGCTGCGTCGCCGATTGGGATGACGGGCGCGCGCATCTGAACATGCATATCGGCAATCAGGTCCCGCATCCGTTGCGCAGCCAGCTTGCTGCGCGGCTGGGCCTGTCGGAAAGCCAGGTGACGGTGATGAGCCCCGATGTGGGCGGCGCCTTCGGTCAGAAGATCGCGCTCTATCGCGAGGAACTCACGGTCGCGGCTCTGTCTCGCCACCTGCGCCGCCCGATCCGGTGGCGCGAGGATCGGATGGAGAACCTGATGTCCGCCGCCCATGCGCGGGAATACGAGTGCCGCACCCGCGCCTCGGTCAGCGAAACCGGACGGATTCTCGGTCTCGAGCTCGAGATCGACGAGGATTTCGGCGGCTATTGCTTCTACCCGGCCAACTATATGGCCCGCGTCATCGCCCTGATCATGACCGGTCCCTACCGGATTCAGGACTACGCCTACGAAGTCCGCGTCGCGCTGACCAATAAATGCGGCGCAGGCCCGATGCGCGCGCCCATGGCGATCACGAGCTGGGTGATGGAGGGCACGATCGACGCCATCGCCCGCGACCTCGACCTCGACCCGGTCGAGGTGCGCCGTATCAACGCGCTCGGCCCGGAGGATTTGCCCTACAAGATGCCCACGGGCGAACTCCTCGAAGATGTCAGCCCACGGGAGACGCTCGAGATCGCCGTGGACGCGATCGACGTCGCGGCCTTCCGTGCCCGGCAGGCGCAGGCGCGCGCCGAGGGGCGCTATCTGGGGCTCGGGCTGTGCACGGTGATCGAGAGCACGACCTATGGCTCGGAATTCTACAAATCCGCCGGTATCCCCGGATCGGGCCATGAATCAGCCTGGGTGCGGATCGAACCGAGCGGAGCGGTCAACGCCTCCGTCGGCCTGATGGGCACTGGGCAGGGCTACGAGAGCCCGCTTTCGCAGGCGGTGGCCGAAGGGCTCGGCGTGCGCTCGGAAGATGTCACGGTCCATATGGGCAACACCGATATCGCGCCCTACGGCATGGGCAGCCGCGGCGGACGCGGCGCGACGGCCGGCGGCGGGACGCTCTATCTCTGTGCGCTCAAGGCGCGCGAGCGGGTGCTCGCGATTGCGGCTTCGATGCTCGATCTCAACGATGCTGGCGGGCTGCGCATGCGCGCAGGCCAGATCGAACGGATGATCGGCGACGACTGGCAGGAGACGGGCCTTGCGCTGACCGATATCGCGCGGCGCGCCTATCTCGATCCGCTGGCGCTTCCCGAAGGGATCGCGCCGGGGCTCGACTTTTCGCATAGCTACGACCCGCCCGCGATGACCTA
Proteins encoded in this region:
- a CDS encoding xanthine dehydrogenase family protein molybdopterin-binding subunit encodes the protein MSGDFTEIGRALPRKEDRRLVSGRGRYLDDLAFPGALHVSFVRSPHAHARILGIDSAEAAEMPGVVGIFTGRDLDQMTTRLRLAPPIEGLQPTELTTLPIDKVRFHGDPVVCVVATDRYLAEDAAECVAVEYDQLPAVTSITEAFASDAALVDDSLTSNMVSHQSLCVGDPAARRAEAHRVVEARFSLHRHTHVPLETRGCVADWDDGRAHLNMHIGNQVPHPLRSQLAARLGLSESQVTVMSPDVGGAFGQKIALYREELTVAALSRHLRRPIRWREDRMENLMSAAHAREYECRTRASVSETGRILGLELEIDEDFGGYCFYPANYMARVIALIMTGPYRIQDYAYEVRVALTNKCGAGPMRAPMAITSWVMEGTIDAIARDLDLDPVEVRRINALGPEDLPYKMPTGELLEDVSPRETLEIAVDAIDVAAFRARQAQARAEGRYLGLGLCTVIESTTYGSEFYKSAGIPGSGHESAWVRIEPSGAVNASVGLMGTGQGYESPLSQAVAEGLGVRSEDVTVHMGNTDIAPYGMGSRGGRGATAGGGTLYLCALKARERVLAIAASMLDLNDAGGLRMRAGQIERMIGDDWQETGLALTDIARRAYLDPLALPEGIAPGLDFSHSYDPPAMTYSNSTHACEVEVDPQTGAITIDRYLVAEDSGTVLNPIVVRGQQQGAIAMGLSGALLEQVIYDGTGQNLSATLADYLVASPNELPEFEILHHNTPNRRTPAGIKGMAEGGVMGAIGVLANAVSDALAPRGVTIERLPLTPQSIRALLREAAPSSTKRTQP
- a CDS encoding ABC transporter ATP-binding protein, translating into MARIRFTNVNKKYANGFHAVRNLNLDIEDREFIVLLGPSGCGKSTTLNMIAGLEEVSDGDLIFDEQVVNYVPPHKRDVAMVFQSYALYPHKTVYDNIGFGLKMRNASKEEIDERVQDAAKKLEISHLLDRRPSQLSGGQRQRVALGRAMVRDPSVFLMDEPLSNLDAALRISMRAEIKELHRAMETTFVYVTHDQAEALTLADRIVVMNDGVVQQIGTPDDIYERPANTFVASFLGSPPINYFDGVLEAGPDDEMAFVRDGLRLVLPADHAASLKGQEGRAVRLGIRAEDVAEGTAEPGYNALSGTVNSVLPVGSDQYLGMDFGGEELFFRVGKDLRHAFGESITLAVDLNRLHVFDRETGQSLIWNAA
- a CDS encoding FAD binding domain-containing protein, which codes for MKPAPFTYHRPASLAEALALLRTHGPAAKPIAGGQSLGPMLNMRLARPGHLIDLNDLIELDRVRVKEDMLEIGALTRHHRLANAPEVQRSLPLLGAAAASIGHYAIRQRGTIGGSLAHADPAAQLPLIAVTLDATLVISGPAGTREVAAADFLQSIMTVDLRDGELITALRFPLPVGDLWAFEAFSRRHGDFALVSVALSFARDAEGKIDALRLGLGGVDTVPLRLPEIEARAQGRLADEDTIRDLAAAAAAAIAPEDSEQVPAVYRRELAETLVIRAFQSALTREEGA
- a CDS encoding carbohydrate ABC transporter permease, with translation MSDMPITPPVDTIDYRRRQKIGRIVQRLVIVVSAIVLAAYILAPVSWLVSSAFQTETEIVSIPPHWIPEEPTLRNFEAIFTAGNDEPVTYETRSGADPAAGDFIPSTAENLLPSMANSLIVSILVVILNLLVGVPAAYAIAKIRFWGRNASVYFILITRVIPDIALVVPFFLVIRKLGMLDTLGSLVITYLAITVPFTVFILIQYFEGLPDELDKAARVDGCSRFQALIKVFLPLSLPSLVAVVLFTFLTSWNEFLLALMFTQTSASQTLPILLASFTSDFTVSFSFLNAAGVLAVVPPVIVAIVFERYIVSGLTAGAVKG
- a CDS encoding (2Fe-2S)-binding protein; the encoded protein is MTAPTHDPLTLSLSVNGETHDVRVPARKLLSDVLRDDLGLTGTHVGCEHGVCGACTVLIDGRPARACLTFAAQMEGHEVTTVEAMGRPDALSALQQALHEEHGLQCGFCTPGIVVTFEHYLRENPDPTAEEVRDVLSGNLCRCTGYQNIVAAVLKAAARMRGEAA